The proteins below are encoded in one region of Amycolatopsis magusensis:
- a CDS encoding RICIN domain-containing protein, translating to MFAVFAALLTFSVPIPASAAVQVTYYVAPHGDDANPGTLTAPFKTVQRARDTVRSVNANMSGDIQVYLRGGDYPVSDTIEFTPADSGTNGYRITYAAYQDEKPVLSAGVQVTGWTQHNGNVWKAPLNRANKLRALYVNDQRAFMAAKTINSQGCYGTYNVTAGQAPWAWESGSQCDGAKYNLADLPAIAGNHDDLEIETATTWTTAIVGVRQVATSGDGANRVALFQQPGGAIAQGAYNGNFQTGGSHKLMNAYEFLDSPGEFYFDKASRVVYYYKANSENMTTATVHAPNNLPTVLRIAGTSTSNHVRNLTFSGLTVQHSDWNLFSVAGSAFKQAQQGNLGNTAYVKGNFHAYYYRNVDAPPGIVRLENADGIELHRNRIQHTGVDGISMVNDVQNTKLIGNHTNDIAGSAVVVGHPQHVFLGDHTATNREKYPAQVEGLPKNIEIKNNYLRDTGVLFNSHSPISAYFADTLVIQHNRIEKAPWSGITLGWGWWNFDGSSGSVAPGKPTTTARNNTISHNHIIDTVQRLNDTAPIYTLGSQPGTTITENYLHGVPAGHKYGLHPDEGSAYLTFRDNVLSVDKNVTWLINSDDFGRKHDLSITQTYGPINKVSNKNLPNSTVQDILVSADYVWPAAAYGIAVNSGLEESYRDIIPPGGLSLPDYVLPASTFVGTGSSSIPLRGAGDATKTVWLAPLGTTTFVVGPTMTRASGTATTIDVPASPGDYRLYVVDAQGTRSPESTSIVRRPGGNSQAGTILGGQSGRCVDLGSTANGTQARLWDCHGGTGQRWTHTASRTLTNGTKCLDASGQGTANGTPAVIWDCHGGTNQQWNLNANGTITGVHSGLCLDASGNATANGTPIHLWSCHGGTNQQWDLRD from the coding sequence GTGTTCGCGGTGTTCGCCGCGCTGCTGACCTTCTCGGTTCCCATCCCGGCTTCCGCCGCCGTCCAGGTAACCTACTACGTCGCTCCCCACGGCGACGACGCCAATCCCGGGACGCTCACGGCGCCGTTCAAAACGGTGCAGCGCGCACGGGACACCGTTCGCTCGGTCAACGCGAACATGTCCGGCGACATCCAGGTTTACCTGCGCGGCGGTGACTACCCGGTGAGCGACACGATCGAATTCACGCCGGCTGACTCGGGCACGAACGGGTATCGGATCACCTACGCCGCGTACCAGGACGAAAAGCCGGTGCTGAGCGCCGGTGTTCAGGTGACCGGCTGGACGCAGCACAACGGCAATGTCTGGAAGGCTCCGCTCAACCGCGCCAACAAGCTGCGGGCGCTCTACGTCAACGACCAGCGGGCGTTCATGGCAGCCAAGACGATCAACTCCCAAGGGTGCTACGGCACGTACAACGTCACCGCGGGGCAGGCGCCCTGGGCGTGGGAATCGGGCTCGCAGTGTGACGGAGCCAAATACAACCTGGCCGACCTGCCCGCCATCGCCGGTAATCACGACGATCTGGAAATCGAAACGGCGACGACGTGGACGACGGCCATCGTGGGCGTCCGCCAGGTCGCCACGAGCGGTGATGGCGCGAACCGCGTGGCGCTGTTCCAGCAACCGGGCGGAGCCATCGCCCAGGGCGCGTACAACGGCAACTTCCAGACCGGCGGCAGCCACAAGCTCATGAACGCCTACGAGTTCCTGGACTCACCAGGCGAGTTCTACTTCGACAAGGCGAGCCGGGTGGTCTACTACTACAAGGCCAACTCCGAGAACATGACGACGGCGACGGTCCACGCGCCGAACAACCTGCCGACCGTTCTCCGGATCGCCGGCACGTCCACGAGCAACCACGTGCGGAACCTGACGTTCTCCGGCCTCACGGTGCAGCACTCCGACTGGAACCTGTTCTCCGTGGCGGGCTCCGCTTTCAAGCAGGCCCAGCAGGGCAATCTCGGCAACACCGCGTACGTCAAGGGCAACTTCCATGCCTACTACTACCGCAACGTCGACGCCCCGCCCGGTATCGTCCGGCTCGAGAACGCCGACGGGATCGAACTGCACCGCAATCGGATCCAGCACACCGGTGTCGACGGGATCAGCATGGTCAACGACGTGCAGAACACGAAGTTGATCGGGAACCACACGAACGACATCGCCGGTTCCGCCGTTGTCGTGGGCCATCCGCAGCACGTGTTCCTCGGGGACCACACCGCGACGAATCGCGAGAAGTATCCCGCCCAGGTCGAAGGACTCCCGAAGAACATCGAGATCAAGAACAACTACCTCCGCGACACCGGGGTGTTGTTCAACTCGCACAGTCCTATTTCGGCGTATTTCGCCGACACACTGGTGATCCAGCACAACCGGATCGAGAAAGCTCCCTGGTCGGGTATAACGCTCGGATGGGGCTGGTGGAACTTCGACGGATCGTCCGGCTCCGTCGCGCCCGGTAAGCCGACCACCACGGCACGGAACAACACCATCAGCCACAACCACATCATCGACACGGTGCAGCGCCTCAACGACACGGCGCCCATCTACACGCTGGGCAGTCAGCCGGGCACGACGATCACCGAGAACTACCTCCACGGCGTTCCGGCCGGCCACAAGTACGGACTCCACCCGGACGAGGGCTCGGCCTACCTCACCTTCCGCGACAACGTACTGAGCGTGGACAAGAACGTCACCTGGCTGATCAATTCCGACGACTTCGGGCGCAAGCACGACCTGAGCATCACGCAGACCTACGGGCCGATCAACAAGGTCTCCAACAAGAACCTGCCGAACAGCACCGTCCAGGACATCCTCGTCTCCGCCGACTACGTGTGGCCGGCAGCGGCATACGGGATCGCCGTGAACTCCGGGCTGGAAGAGTCCTACCGGGACATCATCCCGCCGGGCGGCCTTTCCCTGCCGGACTACGTCCTGCCGGCCAGCACGTTCGTCGGCACCGGGAGCTCGTCGATCCCCCTCCGCGGTGCGGGTGACGCGACCAAGACGGTCTGGCTGGCTCCTCTCGGCACGACCACCTTCGTCGTGGGCCCGACGATGACCAGGGCGAGTGGCACCGCGACGACCATCGACGTGCCGGCCTCGCCCGGTGACTACCGGCTCTACGTCGTGGACGCGCAGGGAACCCGGTCACCCGAGTCGACCTCGATCGTCCGGCGGCCGGGAGGCAATTCGCAGGCCGGCACGATCCTGGGTGGACAGTCGGGTCGCTGCGTCGATCTGGGGAGCACGGCCAACGGCACGCAGGCCCGGCTGTGGGATTGCCACGGCGGCACCGGCCAGCGGTGGACCCACACGGCGAGCAGGACACTGACCAACGGCACCAAGTGTCTTGACGCGTCGGGACAGGGCACCGCCAACGGCACCCCCGCGGTCATCTGGGACTGCCACGGCGGCACCAACCAGCAGTGGAACCTCAACGCCAACGGCACCATCACCGGCGTGCACTCCGGGTTGTGCCTCGACGCCAGCGGCAACGCCACCGCGAACGGCACCCCGATCCACCTCTGGTCGTGCCACGGCGGCACGAACCAGCAGTGGGACCTGCGTGACTGA